One genomic segment of Paenibacillus durus includes these proteins:
- a CDS encoding bile acid:sodium symporter family protein produces the protein MLTTVNRMFDRIMPWITPTSLIAGMLFTVWLKPYGFLSTWLFAFMTLAGSLGTSSRDFVRVFRRPSPMICALILLHFVMPLVAWLLGTALFGGDVETITGLVLGTAIPTGVTTLFWVAHKGGDVTLTIAVILLDTLLAPFLVPGMLSLLFASEVHIDALGMVWKLLLMIVFPSLLGMFINHVTRGEAERVWKPRLAPLSKIALGGVVALNGAFVAPFFIHFEWKLVGILATVILLTLIAYLFGYSTGRWGWRKEAGVTISLTYTVGMRNISAGAVIATTFLPAAAALPVVLAMLVQQLMASMVSSVLSKLTDIKLIVSDSYTLK, from the coding sequence ATGCTGACCACCGTGAACCGGATGTTTGACCGAATCATGCCATGGATTACCCCCACAAGTCTGATTGCCGGTATGCTGTTCACCGTTTGGTTAAAACCCTATGGTTTTTTATCCACCTGGTTGTTTGCCTTTATGACGCTGGCAGGAAGTCTCGGGACAAGCTCCAGAGATTTCGTCCGGGTGTTCCGGAGACCGTCGCCGATGATTTGCGCTCTAATTCTTCTGCATTTTGTCATGCCGCTTGTCGCATGGCTGCTCGGGACGGCGCTTTTTGGCGGGGATGTTGAGACGATTACCGGCCTGGTGCTCGGAACCGCCATTCCGACAGGGGTAACGACCTTATTCTGGGTAGCGCACAAAGGGGGAGACGTAACCTTGACGATTGCGGTCATCCTGCTGGATACGCTACTTGCTCCGTTCCTCGTTCCGGGAATGCTGTCTCTCTTGTTCGCTTCGGAGGTACATATCGATGCGCTGGGGATGGTATGGAAGCTCCTGCTGATGATCGTGTTTCCGTCGCTGCTTGGCATGTTCATCAATCATGTGACCCGGGGAGAGGCGGAACGGGTATGGAAGCCTCGGCTCGCCCCGTTGTCGAAGATTGCGCTGGGCGGAGTAGTTGCACTGAACGGGGCATTCGTTGCTCCGTTCTTCATTCATTTTGAATGGAAGCTTGTGGGGATTCTTGCTACAGTGATTCTTCTGACACTCATCGCCTACTTATTTGGATATTCAACAGGCAGGTGGGGATGGAGGAAGGAAGCCGGGGTCACGATTTCACTGACTTACACGGTCGGTATGCGGAACATAAGCGCTGGAGCGGTAATAGCGACAACATTCCTGCCGGCTGCTGCGGCGCTGCCCGTTGTTCTTGCCATGCTCGTTCAACAATTGATGGCATCCATGGTAAGCAGCGTTCTAAGCAAATTAACTGACATTAAGCTAATCGTATCGGACAGTTATACATTGAAGTAA
- a CDS encoding CTP synthase C-terminal region-related (seleno)protein — MKIGIIGDFNPGYSSQQATNEALAHSIKKSRKQIEYDWIPTASIPEQLDTIKKVYNGFWIAPGIPESISGVLQIIRYAREHNVPLIGTCGGFQNIIIEYAKNKLMIEDADHEELNPDASKLVISKLTCSLVGQKGEVHIKSPSKVGEIYQKKTTVEPFRCNYGLNPEFEAPIHEAGLKIVGTDVEGRPRIVELQGHQFFIGTLFVPQLSSTQENPHCLIDSFIEHVSG, encoded by the coding sequence GGTGATTTTAATCCGGGTTATTCTTCACAACAAGCCACGAATGAAGCATTAGCCCATTCTATTAAGAAAAGTAGAAAACAAATTGAATATGACTGGATTCCTACAGCATCAATTCCTGAACAACTAGATACAATTAAAAAGGTTTATAATGGTTTCTGGATCGCCCCCGGTATTCCCGAATCTATAAGTGGAGTATTACAAATTATTAGATACGCTCGTGAACATAATGTTCCATTAATAGGAACTTGTGGCGGATTCCAAAATATAATTATCGAGTATGCCAAAAATAAATTAATGATTGAAGATGCTGATCATGAAGAACTAAACCCAGATGCTTCTAAGCTGGTTATCAGTAAACTTACTTGTTCACTAGTCGGTCAAAAAGGTGAGGTGCATATAAAGAGTCCTTCAAAGGTTGGTGAGATTTATCAGAAAAAAACTACTGTCGAACCATTCAGATGCAATTACGGGTTAAACCCGGAATTTGAAGCACCGATTCATGAAGCAGGGTTGAAAATTGTAGGCACTGATGTTGAAGGAAGGCCAAGAATTGTTGAATTACAAGGGCATCAATTCTTTATAGGGACGCTGTTTGTTCCCCAATTGAGTTCAACTCAGGAGAATCCGCATTGTCTGATAGATTCATTTATTGAACATGTATCCGGTTAA
- a CDS encoding ArsR/SmtB family transcription factor encodes MDPIEVFKALSNEARLQILEWLKDPKAHFGPQGGVDLIQIGVCVSQITTKLNMTQSTTSQYLSVLQRAGLVHATRLGKWTYYKRDEEAIKQVASYIQQEL; translated from the coding sequence ATTGACCCTATTGAAGTATTTAAGGCACTGTCTAATGAAGCGCGTCTTCAAATCTTGGAGTGGTTAAAAGATCCTAAAGCCCATTTTGGACCCCAGGGAGGCGTTGATCTTATCCAGATTGGGGTATGCGTCAGCCAGATTACAACGAAACTTAATATGACCCAATCCACAACATCTCAATATTTGTCCGTCCTGCAGCGGGCGGGGCTTGTCCATGCGACTCGGCTGGGAAAATGGACATATTACAAAAGAGATGAAGAGGCAATAAAACAAGTTGCTTCCTACATTCAGCAAGAACTTTAA